The Macrobrachium rosenbergii isolate ZJJX-2024 chromosome 18, ASM4041242v1, whole genome shotgun sequence genome has a window encoding:
- the LOC136848243 gene encoding probable methyltransferase-like protein 24, with the protein MTQIISFLKVFCRILRKQELLMFLVFIFLLHYTFLHSDKMMTMDPVIKNEARASPMGSEGVYLSEDEIADALRELQRQLTDIKTTCHHPVRMGGIVTCECHTNKCYADGAKLLCFDEDVRPLPRACRALSFGIGFDLSFDRALSRYGCHVTALDPTNINMTDTVHNGTLHALTIGLDDRNHQYSLNLTIDRVNTEVHVASYMTYNTVLKMLGDPKVDILKIDIEGAEWRVLRQILTSRKAKELLKDVKHILLEAHLDFLFKWVDLATIYEEAVSILEIFKSLERLGFYLAAYELNETEQKFFAFRDLNIPVYREVTLIKRSL; encoded by the coding sequence ATGACACAAATTATTTCCTTTCTAAAAGTGTTCTGTCGAATCCTTCGGAAGCAGGAGTTATTAATGTTCCTTGTATTCATCTTTCTTCTCCACTACACTTTCCTACATAGTGACAAGATGATGACAATGGATCCTGTGATCAAAAATGAAGCCAGGGCCTCTCCAATGGGTTCTGAAGGGGTTTATCTCTCAGAGGATGAGATAGCAGATGCTCTGAGAGAACTCCAAAGACAACTGACTGATATCAAAACTACCTGTCACCACCCAGTTAGAATGGGGGGGATCGTGACATGTGAATGTCACACCAATAAGTGCTATGCCGACGGGGCAAAGTTGCTTTGCTTTGATGAAGACGTGAGGCCTTTGCCAAGGGCATGTAGAGCCCTTAGCTTTGGCATCGGATTTGACCTGAGTTTCGACCGCGCTCTTTCCAGATACGGGTGTCACGTGACTGCCCTTGATCCAACCAACATCAACATGACAGATACCGTGCACAACGGAACGCTGCATGCCCTTACCATAGGGCTGGACGACAGAAACCATCAATACTCCCTCAACTTGACAATTGACCGTGTCAATACAGAAGTGCACGTAGCATCCTATATGACATACAACACGGTCCTCAAAATGCTCGGGGACCCAAAGGTGGACATACTAAAAATAGACATCGAGGGTGCAGAGTGGAGGGTGCTACGCCAAATACTCACCTCAAGAAAAGCTAAGGAGCTACTGAAGGACGTAAAACATATTCTACTTGAAGCCCATTTGGATTTTTTGTTCAAATGGGTGGACTTGGCTACCATATATGAAGAGGCAGTATCTATTCTGGAGATCTTTAAGTCACTAGAGAGACTTGGGTTCTACCTGGCTGCCTATGAACTCaatgaaactgaacaaaaattctTCGCCTTCCGTGATCTAAATATTCCCGTATATCGTGAAGTGACATTGATAAAGAGAAGTCTTTAA